The genome window GAACCGAGAAAGCAATATAAAGATATGCGTAGATTGGATTTTCTTTGTTCTCAACAAAATATTTCATATTGTTCGTGATTTCATAAACTAGAATCATTGCGGTGAGCATAAGAAGTGTTCCAATAAAAGTTTGGAAAAATTCCATAAATAGATATCGATCTAGTATTCGAATAGGGAAATATTCTCGCTTCAGATTACGGAATAATTGTGGAAGATTCACTATCACTAAAATATGCAATGTGCCATCATCGAAAAGAACAATTTTGGTTGACGTTATGAACGACTCGGAGAAAAATTTCAGCAGGAGTTAGCAAAATGAAAAAATCCATCGCGCTGGCAATTGCCATCCTTTTATTCAGTGTCCCAGTTTTTGCGCAGGAAAAGAAATCTGCAGACGAATACAAAACCTTATTGGGTTCCGGAACAGATTTGGAAAGAATCGAAGCCCTAGAATTCTTTGCTCAAGAAAAAGACAAATCTCAGATTCCTGCAATCATTGAAGTCTTGAGAGAAACCGACAGTCCAAAAGTTGCACAAAAGGCTGCAATTACTCTTGGTAGAATCGGGGAAAAAGGTGGCTCAACAATCGCACTCAAAGACAAGATTAGAAACGACGAAAATCCGGCAGTTAATTATGCTTGCATTCTTGCTATTTTCAATATCCATAAAAAAGATGAGGATGTTGATCCTGTCGCCAAGGAAGCTCTTTCATTTGCGAACCAATTTCGAAGCAAAGATGTTTTCATAGCCGATATTCTCAAGAAATTGGATGCAAAATTCAGTATTACAGCAACTGAATCGTAGTTCGCGCTACCTTTTTCCCATTTTTTGATCTGCGGCCTATGGTCGCAGATTCCACTTCTCAAAGATCCAATTTTTTCCCATAAATTTATTGACTGATTTCAAAATAAAGATCCAAATTGACGAAATTCGATCCTTGGAGGGAAAATGAATAAATTATTTCTGACAATTTCACTAGTTTTAGCTCTCGCTATCACTTCATCCAATTGTAAAAAAGAAGAAACCGAAACAACCGAAGAGATGACAGAAGAAACTGCTAAGTCTGGCGGTGGCGGTGGAAATGATGCAAAAATCAAAGCTTACGAAGATTTCGTAACTAAACTTTGCGCTCTAACTGATAAAATGAAAACTGCATCGGCAACTGAATCAATTCAACTTGCTAAAGATTTCGCTAACCAATCTTCAACTCTTAAGACTATGACTTCGGATCTTGATAAATTGAAAGCAGAAACTTCTGATGCTCAAAAATCAAAAATTGACGCAGCAACTAAAAAAGGAACTGCTTGTGTAGCTTCTGCTGCAAACACTAAAATTTCTGCTCCTGATATCAAAAAAGAGATTCCTAAGGATATTCCAAAAGAAATCCCTTCTAAATTGCCAGGTATGTAATTTAGGATTTGATTCAAATTTATATAGATCCGTACGGAAATTACGGATCTATATCATTCAATTTTAATGTAAAATTTTTACAATCTACAACTTATCTTATAAATCTTCCCTGATTCAGTAAATTATTTTTATTTCTTTAAAAACTGATTATTTATTTTATATAGGCTTAGTATTATATAATAAAATATTCCTAAAAGGAAATTTGATAATGAAAAATTTAAATATATTAATATTCTTGAGATTGTCGAAATCCTGATTAAAGCTAATGCAGATGTTAATATGAAAGACAATGCTGGAAAGTCAGCTCTTGATTTTGCTGGAAGCAATTCTACTGCTGATGTATTGAAAGCAGCTGGGGCAAAATAATTCTCTATTTCTGATGCATCCACTGGTGTAATCCAATGTCAGTGGTCGCGCCTAGTGCAAACCTAAGCCAAACTGCAATCGCATACTTTGTTTCTTGGATTCCTTAGATTATAATTTTTAATCTGATAAACCTTATCTATTCTTTTCATCCCCACTTGTAAATACTTAACAGGTCAGAAAATACATATTCAATTGGAGAGCTAAGCATCCTAAAAAAATTGGCTAAAATTGAATATAATATATTCTATAAAATTTGAAGTACTAATATCAATTAGAACTTTTTTATTTGGATGATTCAAATTATCGCAACGTTAATTGATACAATTTGTTGATTTATTTGATACAATTTTAAATTTTTCTGAAATTAAAAATAATTTTCAATTAAATATTAATTTTTGTCCGCTACTCATAAAGTTAGTGTAAAAATTGGTGATTTTAATTTAAACTAGCAAAGGTAATATTTTAGTAAATGGCTTGATATCTTTTATTCATTAAATAGATTATGGATAAAAATATGAATAAACTAATATCACCAATTGCCATTGATTTGGGCGCCAAGAACACAGGAGTGTTTACTTCCACTTATATTCCAGGCGATTTCATATCAAACTCTGATGTAAAAAAAAATGGATATCTCTTTCAAATGGGGGACATTCAACTCTCACAAGCAGGTAGAACTGTTAAAAGGCACCAATTGAGAGGAAATCGAAGAAAAAAGTTAGTTCGAAGATTGCTTTTTCTAATTCTGAAGGAGAAATTCGGAATTAACGAGTTTTCGAGATCCACATCAGAATTTTTGCAAGGACTTTTAAAACGAAGAGGTTTTTCATATATCGCGGAGAATATAAATGAGGATGTTTTAAAATCGGCTGATTTAGAATTTTTCGAACAATTTACCCAAGGAAAAATCACTAAGAAATCGTCTTTATTGAATCAGTTGTTTGATATTTCTCAAAATCTTTACGATGCTCAAAGCATACTTGATTGCGAAATATTTCAAAAAAATAAAAAGGATATTAAGTCTTTTCTTAAAACCCAAGAGATTGAAGTTAACGATGATCTTCTGGATCAAATTGATTCTACGAAAAGTTATTTAGAAACTATAATAAAGTCGGATATAGATGGACATAAACATCGAAGAGATTATATAAAAAATATTTCTAAAGACATAGAAGCTAAGTGGAAAACTATTCAGGAATTTAGTAATCTTAAAATGAAGCCTTTAGATTTTTCAAATCTTTTAGGACATCTTTCCAATCTACAACTTAAACCGCTAAGAAAATATTTCAACGATCCTCAAATGGCTGAAGGAAATGATTATTGGGACGAAGAAAGATTGGGAACTATTATTCGAAAATGGCTAAAGTCCTTGAGACCCTCAGAAGAAAAAGATAAAGAAAAAATAAACACATTATTAAAAAAAATAAAAGGCAATGAAACCAAAGTAATTGGGATACTGTTATCAACCAATCCTGAACTCTCCATACCCCCGTATGAGGACATGAACAATCGAAGGATTCCATCTTGTCAAACCCAGTATCTCCATACTCCTGCACTAAACCAACTCTATCCACAATGGAAGATATGGACGGAGAAGTTAGTTAAGGATTTAACAGACGGAAAAGAGTTGATCGCAGATGCCGGTTTTGATGATTTTCGATTGGATTCAGAGCTGATTATTCTGCAAAAAGTTGGTGAATCGAATAAAGAAATTCAAGATAGGAAACAAGCTAGATTACTTCAGAGGGTATTGGATCTTTCCAAAAAAGTAGATCCATATAGTATCCGATCCCAATCTGTTGAGACTAAAAAAGGTCTGACCAAAAAAGAAAAATCTGAATTAGCAGGGGCTAAAGATAGATTGGATAAACTACTAGGTAAAGATAGTGATGCCTTCATTGAAATGGCAAAAGACTACTACGATCAGGTAAAAACCGTACGCCAGGGGATTGAATTATCTGAAGATTTATCTCTATTCCACACTTGCGAGGAAAAGACAAAAAAGAAAGGAAATAACCAAACAGAAAGCATTCGAACAATAATTGGAATAAATAATATAAGCAATGAAAGATTGGAAACTATTTTAGATACTGTCTGGAAAGAAAGACTTTATGGAAACACGACTCTCAGATCCTATTGCAATTCATGCGAAGAATTACGTAAAAAAGATGGAACAGCATTCATAATTACCGTATCGAGCGTGAAGAAGAAAAAGAAACTCAATATAAATATTACTGATGACCATGAAAAAAAAGTTTCAGGTCTTCTGGATAATTTGAATCTTGCAGTGAAGAAAATCTGTGAAGCATTTCCGGAAATCCAAGAAATAAGCTCCAAAAGAATGGAGAGAGATTGGGAAGATAAAGATTACAATCATCTTCCTTTTGCTAACCTATTTAGCCTAGCTCAGATATTCAATATTTTAGAAGGAGACACAAGAGGTTTTTCAAAAATATGCAATCAATGTATGTTAGAAAATAAATGGAGAGGGACAATAGTTCGATCAGGTTCCAATCTAGACCAAGGTGCGATAGCAAGTCGACTGAATAGTGACACAATTAGGCAATTTGATGGTGTTCTTCGAAGAATGACAGAACGATTGGCATTCGAAATTGCTTATAAAAAGAAAGAAGAACTCAAAGATATCAACCGGAATTCTAAAATCCTGATTCCGATAATCACAGAAATGAATCGTTTTGAATTCAATCT of Leptospira sp. GIMC2001 contains these proteins:
- a CDS encoding HEAT repeat domain-containing protein, which codes for MKKSIALAIAILLFSVPVFAQEKKSADEYKTLLGSGTDLERIEALEFFAQEKDKSQIPAIIEVLRETDSPKVAQKAAITLGRIGEKGGSTIALKDKIRNDENPAVNYACILAIFNIHKKDEDVDPVAKEALSFANQFRSKDVFIADILKKLDAKFSITATES
- the cas9 gene encoding type II-B CRISPR-associated RNA-guided endonuclease Cas9/Csx12, which translates into the protein MNKLISPIAIDLGAKNTGVFTSTYIPGDFISNSDVKKNGYLFQMGDIQLSQAGRTVKRHQLRGNRRKKLVRRLLFLILKEKFGINEFSRSTSEFLQGLLKRRGFSYIAENINEDVLKSADLEFFEQFTQGKITKKSSLLNQLFDISQNLYDAQSILDCEIFQKNKKDIKSFLKTQEIEVNDDLLDQIDSTKSYLETIIKSDIDGHKHRRDYIKNISKDIEAKWKTIQEFSNLKMKPLDFSNLLGHLSNLQLKPLRKYFNDPQMAEGNDYWDEERLGTIIRKWLKSLRPSEEKDKEKINTLLKKIKGNETKVIGILLSTNPELSIPPYEDMNNRRIPSCQTQYLHTPALNQLYPQWKIWTEKLVKDLTDGKELIADAGFDDFRLDSELIILQKVGESNKEIQDRKQARLLQRVLDLSKKVDPYSIRSQSVETKKGLTKKEKSELAGAKDRLDKLLGKDSDAFIEMAKDYYDQVKTVRQGIELSEDLSLFHTCEEKTKKKGNNQTESIRTIIGINNISNERLETILDTVWKERLYGNTTLRSYCNSCEELRKKDGTAFIITVSSVKKKKKLNINITDDHEKKVSGLLDNLNLAVKKICEAFPEIQEISSKRMERDWEDKDYNHLPFANLFSLAQIFNILEGDTRGFSKICNQCMLENKWRGTIVRSGSNLDQGAIASRLNSDTIRQFDGVLRRMTERLAFEIAYKKKEELKDINRNSKILIPIITEMNRFEFNLDLGHYKQEARIASPMQKKGNQKNEQALERLESFEVSKKDRIKEASLNICAITGRAIGDNGQIDHIIPRSYSKKSNATIFNTEMNLIYLSTGGNVKKGAKFYSINDLHPNYLQAQFGTNEKEQVQKQITEGIESILRMKRKVFRSYRPEEQKILRHSLFVPELFPLVIPLLGEGIMAKANGTQAYLARSLQNKLKNILEKDGFKELEFSIFHMRSEEISDIRKLLGEFKSEFAKPSKDQAPGSHILDAVSVLVGSLGNPKIQTILKTDIFSEEKDDMSKEDQAKSIEACLPTQIIIHKIDSLPKYRKKNLGSKSLFKDGIFGERFVPLYFQNEKLFIGFDSQMKSGLEIKKNPEKVFESLKPYFMIHNISYKQALESSKKSTVRFPIDRNKAVRYLFESVKQNIWNDVSDILQGLRYTVSKKDIASQIVDKNSKIQNKDEILKDAQKNIKVEVSKLELTGESLKGVFEYPGIKDWDAFLKEFYKHKEIKTGEKLNLEIYDKFCREYFKISKQNKQHQKVRKIFSLPVIDNPSGGFRIKRKNYDGTEIYQVATADDGYAAGFPAIDGNVEIHNSKIGIALPGLEKVESISTLQNKNNPSDEFVFMDDWREIDVSGIENVMRLCIQPNSLPRARIYAEVDIKDFKKVCENIDSLSIYKIPQVLKLKDGIKISDNFKILKEPRGDIRAKLIDSPKGIIGIEFIIQSTDKTISELYNSGKPIGSPYETPDSN